The following DNA comes from Sorex araneus isolate mSorAra2 chromosome 5, mSorAra2.pri, whole genome shotgun sequence.
TGCTGCAGTGTCATCCTGGGGACTATGAGGATTTTATCTCAACTCTTCTAGGCTGCGCCCTGGCTGTCGACTGGTTCTTCACTCTTGTCCCCTTGACTGGCAGTTGTTGAGACTGACACTTTGGAATTCATTTTATGAACAGGACATAAAAGGCCATTACAACACAAGCAATTGCCACAGCAGCATGCAGTCTGGTTCCAATCACAGCGGCTGCCgggaagaagcagaaagaaaaatcatatcCTGTCCTTCTAAagtcttcattttctctctctttgacccctctcccacctccccccctcccaacacacacacctaaAAAAAGTCTTCATTTTCAAAGTCACAGTTTAAAATCTCTAGTCACGGGAGCCAGAGAAAGAACTCAAGGGGCCAAGTGCATGCTTTACACGCAGACTGCTGCTgttggatcccctgcaccacatgcttccctgaacactgccaggagtagcccctgagcactgcagagtatggcccaaacaccaaactaAAATAAGATCAAATTTCTAGTCAGATGACAAAACCTAGGAAGGagtcaacctgggttggtctccagcaccctatatgatcccctgaaccagtcaggaatgatccttgagtgcagagccaggagtaagccttgaacactgctggatgtggtccaaagcCCAATATATACATTTAATCAAGAATCTATTCAAGCGAGGGCCCCTCATACTGCTGgcatggccctggtggtcctgggcaccccagatctgagcagcactgcagggCGGGGCCCTAGCATTGAAACATACACATGGGCTGACTGAGAATCCCTGGAAGCAGCTCTGGTTTCCTAAGCACTGTTTGGGaactccttccccaccccaccctccaaaacCTATCCACAAATGAACTGCAACACCACCTTAAAGACTGGAGAGATGCTAGatcaagtaaggtgcttgcttggcacagGGCTACcctggttcactccccagcactgcatatagtcacctgagccctgccaagagtgatcccttagcaaagagctaggagtaagccctgagtatcacgcTGTAGCCCCAACATCCACCAAAAATATACTACCTCTAAGTTCCAGGAGAGCATGCTGTTGGCTTACATTTTGCcatattttgaaagattttagAAGACAGTATTCCAGCTGAAGTTGCCCAAAATCAAAAGTTAAAAAGcataatgaaattaaaacttaaaagaatcttCCCTGGCATCtcctggtcccctcagcacctcctggagtgacccctaagcacagacccagaaacAGAGCTTGCTCCCCACCTTTCTTTGTACTTTCCCATCCGGAGATGGAAATCTCCTGTCCGGTCCTGATATTATCTTACCTTTGTAAAACACACCCCAAACTCCCTTCTTTTCAGATAGCAGCCAGGTTTTGAGACGAGGTACTTTCTTGAAGTAGGCACAGGTGCAAACAAAGAGCAAACCAAACACCAGAATCCCATCCAAGGAGTACActgttaaagaaaagaaaaccttcaCTGGGGGTCTGGCTGGGACAGGTGAAACCCACACAAAGCACCAAGGAACGAAGAGTGTGACACTAGCAAGATGGGAAACTCACCTGCATACCAACCCTTGACAGCACATAGCCAAGACCCTGGAGCTACCCACTTAAATAACTGTtctccaaaacttttttttttttttgctttttgggtcacacctggcgatgcacaggggttactcctggctttgcactcaggaattactcctggcggtgctcaggggaccatatgggatgccagggatcgaacctgggtcggccgagcacaaggcaaacgccctacccgctgtgctatcgctccggccccacccccaaaacttCTTGCAGACATCTGTTGAGTCATTTCACCATGTGCCTGTACCTTTctggttatttgtttgtttgtttttttgctttttgggtcacacccggcgatgcacaggggttactcctggctctgcactcaggaatcacccctggcggtgctcaggggaccatatgggatgctgggaatcgaacccgggtcggccgtgtgcatggcaaacgccttacccgttgtgctattgctccagccccaacctttcaAGAACTATAATCCTGGGAATAGTGCATGAGGTTAGTGAAATCAGTCTCCTAAGAATAGCTAGGGATGGGAAAAGATTGAGAAGCAAAAGAATCTTTGGAATAgagactgcagagatagtatagcataggtagagtgcttgccttgcacacagctgaccccggttcaatttccagctccctatagtgatccctgagcacagagccagaagaaagccccgAGTACAGCTGGGTGAGGTCCAAAGACTCTCCCCCAAcccctatcaaaaaaaaaaaaatctttgggatCTGAACTAAGTGTTCTTCTTATTATAAATCACTCAAGTGATAAAGAGGTTTGGTATTTTTGCCACGTCTGAGATCTTCATCTGCTATTGAAAATTTTGTTAAGGCAAAGAGCTGGGGCTGGGCACGTGCTTTGATGCTGGAGTCTGTTctctccctagcactgcatggagCTCCCATATCCCCAAAAATGACCTCCGAGCATTGAATCTGGTCAAAAAAATGAGGCTGGTGAGATGATTTAAAGGGCTGCAGCTCATGTGGAATCCCTGGattaaatcccagcaccacagtcccTGAAacaactgagcaccaccagggcatCCCTCAGCAAATAGCCCTCGGGACCAACCAGAGATGGCCTCCTCCCAACAATCATCTTCgagaccagagccatagtacagcaggaagggcacctgccttgcaagtggcccaccGGGGTTTAATCaccggcaccatatatggtcccctgagccaagaagagtgatacctgagtgcagaatcaagagtacgcccagagcacagccagatgtggctcaaaaaaaacatagaaaaaatgcAAGAGTTAGAATCATATGATTATCTATCACTTTCCTATGATTATCTGACACTACACACATGAACTTACAAATTTTTGCCAGAATTTGtggttgtttttgctttgctgtTGCTTGGGGCCCACATCCAGCAACGGTTGGGGCTCATctctctctactcagggatcactcctggtacaggctgctggggactgaacctggatcggGTATGTGTGAAGCAAGAGTCTCACCTACTGTTATGTCCACAGattctcatttacttttttttttttttttgctttttgggtcacacctggcgatgcacaggggttactcctggctctgcactcaggaattactcctggtggtgctcagggaaccatatgggatgctgggattcgaacccgggttggctgcatgtgaggcaaacaaacgctctaccagttgtgctattacttcagccccctatttttggtttttaggtcacatctagtggtgctcagggcctacttcttgCTGTATGCTCAgcggtccctcctggcagggctcagggaacaatatagggtgccagggagtgaattGGGGTCAACTATGTagaaggcaaacaacctacctgctgtattattgctcctgccccattgTTTACTtaaaaagaaggggggaaaaaaaagcaggcCAGGAAGAGAGCGCAACATGCTGGATCACATGCTGCAGATTTGGGAGCTGCAGGTCTAACGCCCAGTACTGGCCCCCCAGTATTGATGGGAGTGATGTTtcaagaacagagccaggggcagctgCCAGCGTGgtccaagaccaaaaaaaaatatgaggttCTGACATATGAAAAAACTCTGGAAGAACTTTCTATTTCTTACACATATAAACAATTTCTTGGACATGTTAGCACAATTAAATACCTAGCTACAAAGTTACTAGGCTCTAAAAGGGAAGAGGGTGACTCAAGTTTATTCAGCAACGAGGGAGGTGTCAAATGCCTCTTGATCAGTGCTTCCTAACTTTGTACCTTTGGCTGCCAGGAAACCATATAAGGACTAAAAAGGTATTTCACATTATCAGTATCTGCAAGTTCTAGACCCCTACCCCTCCCCTCCAATAAAACGGCCTCATACCTAAGTGTCATATAAGAAAGTCCTGATAATTAATCCtaaaattgtttttggtttggtttgtttgttggggggccacacccagctgtgctcagggctgacaagCTCTGGCTCTCTCTGCCGCGGGGTCCAGTGGGGACTGCCCTCCCCAGAACGAGGTTCTGGGAAGAAAAGTCCCAGCGCAGAACTCCAGGCCTGCGAGCGCGGGCGCGGGGAGCCTGCAGGCGCCGAGCGGGCAGGTTGGGGGGCACCCGGCCGGGGGCGCCCAGAGGCCCaggagggctgggctggagggggcggAGAGAAGGGCCACGTCAGAGCCGGCCCCGCCCGCCACGTCTCCGCTCCGACCCCGCACCCCCGGCACCAGCTCTCACCGTTCGTCATGGCGGCAGGGCCCGGGGCCGACGACAGGCTCCGGGGTCCGCGGCGGTCCGGGCGAATGCGGGGGACCCAGTAGCCGCTTGACACTTCCCGAACCCGGCAGCGGCGGCGGGCAGGAGCCGTAGTGCGCAAGCgcgagggcgggcgggcgggccctgGACAGGGCCAGGCGCGGCGAGCAGATGGCCGAGCCTCCGAGCGCGGCCAGGCGCGGCGAGCTGATGGCAGAGCCTCCGAGCGCCAGGCGCGGCGAGCAGATGGCAGAGCCCCCGAGCGCGATAAACGCGGCGGGATTGCCGAGGAGGAACTGAGGTCCGGGCGATTTTCTGTGCGGCCGGAGTAACCAGATTTCTCTGTTGGGTCacccggcggtgttcaggggtcactcctggtggggatccgGGGACCTCAgttggtgccggggatcgaacatgggCCAACCGCCTACAAATGTAGCGAGCGCCCTACTCCCTGCATTATCTCTTCGAGGTCTCACTCTGCTCCGTAACTGCCGCGGTGTAACCTGGACCATTGGCGTCTTGGCTCTCGGAAATTGCAGTTCTGCCGTTTATTGTGTGTTGATGCTGGCGGGGTGTGGGCCCTCTTCCAGGGAGGCGAGCTCGCATGACTTTCTTACTCGTGTATCTGGGAAGCTGAGAAGTCAGACTGAGCCTGAACCTCCGAGATGGAGTAAGGAATATCTTAGCGGAAAGACCACATCGCGGGCTGGGCGCTTGCACgtggctcagtccccagcactccgtCTGCTTCCCCGAGCTGAGTGCTGCGCCAGGGGTAAGACCTAAGCACCGCCAACTGTGGGCCCCCTAAAGAGAGAGCGAGCGCAAATACCCTATTTTAGATTTTAAAGCTCCACTCCATCGGGAAGCCGTCAGATAATTGTTTATTTGTATGGGTTTTTCTAAGGAGAGCCTTGATGCTCTCCTGTGTTTAGTTGACACTAGCGTCACTTTGGACTTTAACCGGGAATGCCAGTATTTGGACAGCGCTTCACAGCAACGCTTTTTATAAACGGAGATAGATAGCTGAAGAGGTGGTGTGATGTTGGTGGTGAAGCGGGAGGAAAAAGACGGTCaatttctccccatccgcctctcaCACCCAGGACCcaaggttactgggttcttgtctcacctcgcagaaaataatttcaggagtagacaaacagtgaagtaaaacagattttatttggaggtttacaaggagaggaggaagagaaagtgggagagagtggagagtaacatgctcaagagagaaagcaggcttttccaagggcagagagagcccctacacatatccaagcattagacatgaaagtacacatctcaagaagggagatgcaggctggagtgatagcacagcaggtaggatgtttgccttgcatgcgctgaccggggttcgattcccagcatcccgtatggtcccctgagcacctccaggagtaattcctgagtgaagagccaggagtaacccctgtgggaGATGTGggcacacatgtgcttgggcgccacatgtgcttggccatgtaggcacaagcagcacatgggcttgggcagcttATGCAtgcctttcctttgttcaaagtggcttATTATATAGGGTTTTTCtatcctgcccccacatggggcaaTAGACCCTGATAAGAGTCCActgctagggttgttgctaagtgAGTTGAGTTGGATGCAacctttgaaactccttttttttcttcaggttatctgttttattttgggtaagTCAGAGTGGTCTGAAAGTCTCAACAGTTTcattaaatcacattttaaaacctATGTTCACAGTAGTTCCTTCTAATACTTCCAGCGTTTGGAAGGCTGCAGTGAGTTCTATTTTACTTCTGATACCAGCAACttgtctcattttcctttttcctttttaagtctTGTTGGaggtttatcaattttttttggggggtcatacctggcgatgcataggggttgctgctggctctgcactcaggaattacccctggcagtgcagagcccacctgcttctctctgcagtcTGAGACAACTGCAAGGCATTTCTCTTTTGTGGCTCAGGTTCTGAGGGGCCTCTGCTGCAGTGCCCTCTGCTGGCCGCAGCGTGCATCTCcgctcaaaagaagaaaagctcctAAGGCCTCGTTGGAGCTAGAGTGGAGAAATGTGACCAAATGGACTGAtgcaggggatggagtgatagcatagtgggtagggtgtttcagtgctggcttcgattcccagcattccacatggtcccctgagcaccgccagttattcctgagtgcagagccaggagttaacaccctgtgcatcgccagtgtgacgcaaagaaaaaaaagaaagactgatGCAGAGTAGACGCCTTCCCAAGAACTAACAAAGatgcataaattttaaaaaagggggggcagagcgatagtacagtgggtagggtgtttgccttgcacacggccgacctgcgttcagtcccctgcatcccatatggccccccaagcactgccaggagtaattcctgagtgtggagccctgagtgtggagccaggagtaatctgagccagcttggtgtgacccaaaaagcaacaacgaCAAAAAAGAGGAAGATATACAAGCAGAACAGAAGACAAATCTAGATATAGGCATTAACTTACACATGGAA
Coding sequences within:
- the TMEM167B gene encoding protein kish-B, with the protein product MTNVYSLDGILVFGLLFVCTCAYFKKVPRLKTWLLSEKKGVWGVFYKAAVIGTRLHAAVAIACVVMAFYVLFIK